The sequence TGGAGCGGGAACCGTTGGGATACGGAGCGGAAGCTGTCCGGTTCCTTTGGAATTGATCAACGGGTCGCTGCGAAGCAGCGTGGGGATGATTCCGCTCTACTCTTGCCGCAGGCGGAGCCTGGGGCGGCAGGCGTTTGTGTAGTCCGTGGCGTGCACTTTTCCTGCGGTGAGGTTCCACAGGAGCCAGGTGTCTATCGTGCCGCACAAGAGCTGCCCGGTTTCCGCTCTGGCGCGCGCGCCGGGTACATTGTCCAGAATCCAGCGTATTTTAGTGGCGGAGAAATAGGCGTCAAGCACCAGTCCGGTTTTTTCGCGTATTTTATCGGCCAGCCCGGCTTTTTTAAGTTCCTCGCATTGGGGGGCCGTGCGGCGGCACTGCCAGACGATGGCGTTATGGACCGGTTCGCCGGTTTTCTTATCCCACAGCAGCACCGTTTCCCGCTGGTTGGAAATGCCGATCGCGGCGATCCTGCCCGGAGTTATCCCGCTGTAGCCAAAGACCGCTTTTGCCGATTCGACAAGCGAACCCAGCAGTTCCCCCGGGTTGTGCTCAACCCAGCCTTCCTGCGGGTATATCTGGGCGAACTCGCGTGATTCCTGCGCCAGTATTTCGCCGTTCACGCCGAAAATTATGGTGCGGGAGCTGGTGGTTCCCTGATCGAAAGCAAGCAGTAAATCCCTGGTCATGATGACGTAATTCTACCATTTTGCAAAACCCCTTGAAATCCTTCCGGATTGTGGGCCGGTTTCCAAATATGGTACCCTATCAGCAAGAGCGGCGTGCCGATAGTCAGCAGGGCTGCCGGTCGAACGCAATGCCACAGACTGGTCCACTGTCCCGGCCATTTATCCGTAGGGCCATTATCCGCCGGGAAGATTGTTGCCGTTCGGTTTTATCCAGCACATTCCCCGAACCAGACTCCGGGCCATACTGTCAGGCGTTGCCAAGGAGATTTCTTATGAAAAGCATTTTGCCGCCGTTAAATATCGGCGGCCTGAAGATTGCCGTACCCATTATTCAGGGCGGCATGGGAGTGCGTGTGTCGGATTCGGGGCTTGCCGCCGCTGTAGCCAATTGCGGCGGAGCGGGCACCATAGCGAGTGTGGGGCTGGGTTATTGCGAGGAATACTGCCCTGACGTGGTGAAAGTGTCGAATGACGGTTTGCGCCGTGAAATACGGCGCGCGCGGGAATTGTCGAAAGGCGTAATCGGCGTTAATATAATGTTCGCGCTGAGCAATTACGAGGAACTGGTTAAAACGGCGGCCGAGGAAAAAGCCGATTTCATCGTTTCCGGCGCGGGCCTGCCGCTCAATTTGCCGGAACTGGTCGGCGAATCGCCGGTGCGGCTGCTTCCGATAGTGTCGTCCGCCAGGGCGGCAAACATCATAATGAAGACTTGGAAACGGCGCTATAACCGCCTGACGGATGCCGTGGTGGTGGAAGGGCCTATGGCCGGCGGACATCTGGGGTTCAGCACCGCTGAACTGGGCGATGCCGGGCTGACGCTTGAAAAAATCGTGCCGCAAGTGATTGCCGCCGTAAAGGTCTATGCGGATGAAGCCGGCCGGAAAATTCCCGTCATAGCCGGAGGCGGGGTCTATACCGGAGCGGATATAGCCGGATTCCTTAAAATGGGCGCTGGCGGTGTGCAGATCGCCACCCGGTTTGTAGCTACCGACGAGTGCCCCGCGGCTCAGGCGTTCAAGGAGGCCTATCTCAAAGCCACCGCCGCGGATATTTTCATTATCAAGAGTCCCGTGGGCATGCCGGGCCGCGCGCTCCGCACGAAGTTTCTCGACCGTGTGTTTGGCGGGGAAACCATACCAAACAAATGCGCGTACCGCTGCCTGCGCAGCTGCAATCCCACAACGGTGCCGTACTGCATAGCGAAAGCCATGATAAACGCCGTGGAAGGCCGGCTGGACGATGCGATAGTGTTCGCCGGAAGCAATGTTTCCCGCATAGACCGCATTATGCCGGTTCGGGAACTGATGGACGAGCTTGTGGCTCAGGCCAACGCCGCTTATTGAAATTCGAAGTGCCAAACCGTCCCGGTCGTATCGGGACAAAAAACCCCGCGCGCAAACGCGGGGTTTTTTCTATTCGGCATAAACAATACTGTCGGCTTGACATAATCATATTTCGTGATACAATATAGCAGTAATTGCAAACAACGGCAGAGAGTCCGTACAGCTTGGGGAAGCTTGCGGGGTAAATCAAAAGGGCTGTTTGCCGTGGGAGGGGGAATGGCGTTATTGAAGGTGGTGGATGGTTGGGGGCTATTGAAAAAAGGGGTTGACGAAGGTGTAGTGACGCGGGACATGAAGTCCCAGCTGAAACAGCTTATGGAGGATGGCAATGTCGTTTATTCCTCCGATTTCCGCATACTGGAAAACTATCTCAGCCTTAACGGCGTGAAGTACACTCTGAAAGGCCGGGATTTGTGCTGGGCGGAAACCAAGGCTTCCGAGGCGGGTTCGGCTAAAGATGCCAAAACGGCGGACAAGATACGCAATCTCAGGCGGTTTTCAAAAGAGTCCGTAGAGGGCGCGCATCCGGACGGCACGTTTGTCATCATCGCGCAGGACGATTTTGTGGCTTATAACTGGAAAAGTTTTCTGGACCGGTTGGCCAAAAACGTCGGCGCGGACAAGCCCGCGATAAAAGTGGCGCCTTTTTCAAACTGCTCGATCATCTATCTGTAGGCAAAAACCGGAAACAGATAAAAAACCCCTGCGCGAAGGCAGGGGTTTTTATTTTGAGGCAGCCGGTGCGGATCACGGGCGGGCGCAGCGGGTCGCGCACGCGCCCCGCTGCTGCGAAGCAGGCCGGTCGGGTTCCGTGCGCGAAGGAGCCGGGTCCGGCCATGCGTTTTTCGGGTGTTCGCAAAATGCTATCATAAGTGCAAGGCGGTTATTTTTGCCTGAAAGGCGATTATTGTGAGAAAAACGATGCTTGGCGTTGTTTTGCTGGTTGGCGCCCCGGTGCTGGCGCAGCAGCCGGTTTGTCCGGCTGCGGGACCGGGCACCCCGGAAACGAAGCTTGACTGTCCGTGGGCGGGCATAGTCCGGCTTATGGAGACGGCTGTTTCGCTTGAACAGCCGGTTCTGCCGCTGCTTGAGAAACACGCGCCCGGGCTGCTGGCGCAGATGCGCCGTGACGCCCGGTCGAATGAAATCCAACTGCTTTGGGGCCGCAGTTTGAATTTCGACGAAGGCGCGAAAAAAACCATCCTCAATCGTTCCATATACGATACGCTCGCCGCATTGATCGGCGTGGCCCGGCAGGAGGGCGATGCGGTTCATGCCGGCGCCGAGCATACTTACGGGTATCTGCTGAGCAATCTCGACACTCCGTTCGGCTACAAGCGCGCCCGCTGGGTGGAGCCGGACATAAATGCCGGGTTTGGGTTTGCGGAACGGGAAATCAGTCCTGCGCCTGATGCCGGAACGTTGCTTTCCAATCTTACGGTTTTTGCCGGCCGGATAGCCTTTCGCGGCGACAGCAGCTGTTTGCGGATGCTTGATGCCATACCGGCTGCCGCAACCGTGAGAGATTTCAATTTCGCAAGTTTATCCGTAATACGGCTGGTTGAAACCGTGGTTGTGGCGGAACGTACTGTCGAACTGCGCACCGATCTGGCAATGTTTCCCAACCCGCAGACGAAAACGCAGGCCCTTTTAATCTATTCGGTGAAGGACAGCGCCGAGCCGGGCGCCCGGCTGATCAGCGCTTTTCCGGTCGCCGGGGATTTTGTGGCCCGCATCGGCAAGCCCGGCAACGCCGGTTCCGGCAAGAAAATCAAAACCCGGTATAACGCTTTTGTGAAAGGGATTACCGGCGCGGATTTTACCGGTGAGGTGAAACTGCTGGTTTTCGGCGGGCCGGTTCCGCCGCGTTAAACAGCTTGTGTTCCAGCTGCTGTGACGCCGCCTGGCTGTTTTCAAAACGGGCCCCGGTTTGAACCGGGGCCCGCTTTTTTGAAGGCGAAAAACGTTATCTGGACGGCAGCACAATGTTCACCGTCGCGCCCGTGCCTTCGCCGGGATTGATCATGATGTGCCCGCTGTGGTTTTTTATGATGCCGTAGGAAATGAACAGACCCAGCCCCTTGCCCGGCGCGGTTTCGTTGCCGCCGCCGATGATGCCTTTGGTGGTGAGAAACGGGTTGAACAGCCGTTCCCGCACGTCCGGGGCGATGCCCGGGCCGGTGTCGCTGAACGAAATCGTGATGCATTTGCCGTTATTCTGGCACAGCAGGTGGGGATTGGTGCGGCACAGATCCTGCGGGGTTCGGCCGCAGGGCCTGAGCGTAACGGTAAGAACCCGCCTGGGGCAGTCGCGCATGGCTTCCACCGCGTTTATGATCACGTTTAGAAAAACCTGCGAAATCTGGTCGGCGTTGCAGCGTATCTCGCCCACTTCCTCGAAGTCCGGCTTCACCTCAATGTTGTGGCTGGAGAACTGTTCGTTCATCAGTGCCAGGCTTTCTTTTAGCAGCGTGGCGGGATTGATTTTCTGCATCCCGGACGTGCGCTTTGTGTACCCCATAAGCCCTTCCACTATCAGTTTGGAGCGGGAAACAAGGTCTTTGAAAACCTTGCAGATCCTGGCCAGATCGTCCGGCGATTTGCTGTCGGCGTACATCTCCACATAGCCCTGCATGATGAAAAGAATGTTGTTGAATTCGTGCGCCACGCCCGCCGCGAGGTTTCCGATCGCGATCATCTTTGAATTTTCAATGAATGCCGCCTGCGTGCGCAGGATGGATTCATTCATTGATTTCAGCCTGTCCTGATCCAGCTTTGTCTGGAGGTGCACCTCTACCCGCGCGATAATTTCATCCGGCGTGAAAGGTTTAACCACATAGTCCGCCGCTTTCAGGCGGAACCCCCGGACTTTTGTTTTGGTGTCGTCTATGGCGGTGGTGATAATAACCGGGATGTTTTTTATCCGGTCGTCGTTTTTTGCCTGCTCCAGCACCTCAAACCCGTCAATGTCCGGCATTACTATGTCAAGCAGAACCAGATCCGGCAATTCGGCTCTGAGCAGGTCGAGCGCCTCTTTGCCGTTGCTCGCGAAGAAAAAACCGTATTCCGGATGCTTGAACGTTAAAATGTCAGACAGCAAAGACCGGTTGTTTGCGTCATCGTCAACAATAAGCACTTTTATCATGAGAAATATTTTGTCTTCTGCTTTTCCCTGTAGGTCGCCCATTCTTCCCGCAACGAATACCAGCGGTCCATCCGGTCAAACGAGGCCTTTACAAGCGATTTTATAAGAGCCAGAGGAAACGGCTTGAGCAGAAAATCCGATGCACCCGCTTCAAACAGTTCCGCTATGCCCTGCAATGTGGGATACCCGGTAATAATGATTATCTGGGCGAATGGATTAACCTTTTTAATTTCGTGAAAAAGTTTTATTCCGCCCATCTTCGGCATCACAAGATCTGTGATGACTACATCAAACACGGTATCCCGAAGCATTTCTATGGCCTGTTCGCCGTTCAGCGCGCAGAACACTTCATAACCTTCTATCTTGAACATATCAGACAGGAGATCAAGTATATAAGTTTCGTCGTCAACGATCAGTAGCTTGCGTGTCATACTATAGTCCCCCCGCAGGGATTTGTCTAGCCCTCACGAATAATATTCACATCCTGCCAGTTCAGTATAGTATATATACTGATAGGATGCATGTCCAGTATATTTTGAATCATAATACGATGGCAATAGAGTTTACTCGGCCTAGCTATTTTTAGGTATATGCGCGACTTCGACCCATTTTTTTGCAAGTATTAATCCGATAGGCGACAAGCAGGCGATAATTCCGTAAATGAGCCATAATGTTGAAGTGTCCTGCGCGCCTGCGGGCGGCACAAACCGTTCCAGCATGAAGCCTGAATAAAGGCCGGTTGTGAATTTGGCGAGAAACCACGGTATTCCGGCAAGACCCATATACGCGCCCACTTTGCCGGCCGGCGCAAGGTCTGCTACATATTCGAGAAACCGGGACGACCATACCGCTTCGCCCAGCGAAAACAGGATCACATATGCTATCAGCATGTTAAGGTTCGGGCCGGGCACCAGCAGGAATGTGGTCACGGCGGAGATGCTGGTGCCGATGATCATCATGGTGATGATATTGGCTTTGCGCGTCAGCGCCGCTATAAGCGGCACGAAAATAACGATAATGAACGGGTTGAGCCCGTTTATCCATTCGAATTTCTGGCTGACCGCTTCGGGGAAGGCCCGGAACACATAATCCGGCATGGTAAGGAACTGGTGCGCGAAAAGCGTGCGGACGGGCAGCAGAATAAAAATGAAGAACATGAACCGGGAGTCCAGA is a genomic window of Elusimicrobiaceae bacterium containing:
- a CDS encoding FGGY family carbohydrate kinase codes for the protein MTRDLLLAFDQGTTSSRTIIFGVNGEILAQESREFAQIYPQEGWVEHNPGELLGSLVESAKAVFGYSGITPGRIAAIGISNQRETVLLWDKKTGEPVHNAIVWQCRRTAPQCEELKKAGLADKIREKTGLVLDAYFSATKIRWILDNVPGARARAETGQLLCGTIDTWLLWNLTAGKVHATDYTNACRPRLRLRQE
- a CDS encoding nitronate monooxygenase family protein, giving the protein MKSILPPLNIGGLKIAVPIIQGGMGVRVSDSGLAAAVANCGGAGTIASVGLGYCEEYCPDVVKVSNDGLRREIRRARELSKGVIGVNIMFALSNYEELVKTAAEEKADFIVSGAGLPLNLPELVGESPVRLLPIVSSARAANIIMKTWKRRYNRLTDAVVVEGPMAGGHLGFSTAELGDAGLTLEKIVPQVIAAVKVYADEAGRKIPVIAGGGVYTGADIAGFLKMGAGGVQIATRFVATDECPAAQAFKEAYLKATAADIFIIKSPVGMPGRALRTKFLDRVFGGETIPNKCAYRCLRSCNPTTVPYCIAKAMINAVEGRLDDAIVFAGSNVSRIDRIMPVRELMDELVAQANAAY
- a CDS encoding hybrid sensor histidine kinase/response regulator produces the protein MIKVLIVDDDANNRSLLSDILTFKHPEYGFFFASNGKEALDLLRAELPDLVLLDIVMPDIDGFEVLEQAKNDDRIKNIPVIITTAIDDTKTKVRGFRLKAADYVVKPFTPDEIIARVEVHLQTKLDQDRLKSMNESILRTQAAFIENSKMIAIGNLAAGVAHEFNNILFIMQGYVEMYADSKSPDDLARICKVFKDLVSRSKLIVEGLMGYTKRTSGMQKINPATLLKESLALMNEQFSSHNIEVKPDFEEVGEIRCNADQISQVFLNVIINAVEAMRDCPRRVLTVTLRPCGRTPQDLCRTNPHLLCQNNGKCITISFSDTGPGIAPDVRERLFNPFLTTKGIIGGGNETAPGKGLGLFISYGIIKNHSGHIMINPGEGTGATVNIVLPSR
- a CDS encoding response regulator — its product is MTRKLLIVDDETYILDLLSDMFKIEGYEVFCALNGEQAIEMLRDTVFDVVITDLVMPKMGGIKLFHEIKKVNPFAQIIIITGYPTLQGIAELFEAGASDFLLKPFPLALIKSLVKASFDRMDRWYSLREEWATYREKQKTKYFS